One Lentibacillus cibarius DNA window includes the following coding sequences:
- a CDS encoding IS110 family transposase, whose protein sequence is MKLFAGLDVSSFDIKICLLDGEGEKVKSFTVSNDLPGASELRDTVLEYLRDQAVDTLKFGLESTSVYSFHPSMFLHHDEALKALGAEVFVMNPKQIANFKKSYSDMDKTDEIDAFVIADYLRFGRLPMSVVKESQYVALQQLTRSRYQLVHQVTKEKQHFLQHLSFKCNTFKEEVDSSVFGNAMMELFFEKFSLDELAQMPVEDLADFLQEKGRNRFGDPECVAKSIQKAVRSSYRLDKVVEDSIDVILGTTIEVIRTLQKQIKEIDKAIERIMAGLPQTLVTIPGIGPVFTAGIIAEIGQIERFDDETKIAKYAGLYWRKHQSGRFTADDTSLTRNGNQYLRYYLVEAANSVRRHVPEYQAYYAKKYSEVPKHQHKRALVLTARKLVRLVDVLLRNHQIYTPKRSVNA, encoded by the coding sequence ATGAAATTATTTGCTGGATTAGATGTTAGTTCTTTTGATATCAAGATTTGTTTGCTGGATGGTGAAGGAGAAAAGGTTAAATCCTTCACGGTTTCCAATGACCTTCCTGGTGCTAGTGAGCTTCGGGATACTGTTTTGGAATATTTGCGTGATCAGGCTGTTGATACGCTCAAATTCGGGCTTGAATCCACGTCCGTTTATAGTTTTCATCCATCCATGTTTCTTCATCATGATGAGGCACTCAAAGCACTTGGCGCAGAGGTATTTGTCATGAATCCAAAACAGATTGCGAACTTTAAAAAGAGTTATAGCGACATGGACAAAACCGATGAAATTGATGCGTTCGTCATCGCCGATTATCTGCGTTTTGGCCGATTGCCAATGTCTGTTGTCAAAGAGAGCCAATATGTTGCGCTCCAACAGCTTACACGCTCCAGGTATCAGCTAGTTCATCAGGTTACCAAGGAAAAGCAGCACTTCCTTCAACACTTGAGTTTTAAATGCAATACCTTCAAAGAGGAAGTCGATTCTTCCGTTTTTGGGAATGCCATGATGGAACTGTTTTTCGAGAAGTTCAGTCTGGATGAACTTGCGCAAATGCCGGTTGAAGATCTAGCTGATTTTCTACAAGAAAAGGGCAGAAATCGCTTTGGTGACCCGGAATGTGTTGCGAAATCCATTCAGAAAGCCGTTCGTTCTTCTTACCGTCTGGACAAGGTTGTGGAAGACTCTATCGATGTTATTCTTGGTACAACTATCGAAGTCATTCGCACACTCCAAAAACAGATAAAGGAAATTGATAAAGCAATCGAGCGTATCATGGCTGGACTGCCACAAACGCTTGTCACTATCCCAGGCATCGGGCCCGTGTTTACTGCGGGAATCATCGCCGAAATCGGCCAAATTGAGCGATTTGATGATGAAACTAAGATAGCCAAATATGCAGGCCTTTATTGGCGAAAGCACCAATCAGGCCGCTTCACAGCTGACGACACTTCACTTACGCGTAACGGGAATCAGTACCTCAGATATTACCTGGTTGAAGCCGCCAACTCGGTAAGACGGCACGTTCCTGAGTATCAAGCATATTACGCGAAAAAATACAGTGAAGTACCTAAGCATCAACACAAAAGAGCACTCGTCTTAACCGCAAGAAAATTAGTGCGTTTGGTGGATGTGCTACTACGCAATCACCAAATCTACACGCCAAAAAGGAGCGTGAATGCATGA
- a CDS encoding transporter substrate-binding domain-containing protein encodes MLFSFVLVSTLAACGGEEESGGDGELQDTYTVASDTSFVPFEFKEDGEYVGFDIDLIHAVADEAGFNIELETTNFDGIIPGLQTGSFDMAVAGIGITEKRKKKIDYSDPYFESGLAIGVQKDNDSIKDIDDLEGKTIATRLGSTSSKYIKENIDNADTNQYEQLDQAYLAVENGSADAILYDAPNVKYYINTTGDKLKVVGDLYKAEDYAIAISKGQEELVKSVDEALQTIKDNGTYDEIYEKWFGEKSE; translated from the coding sequence ATGCTATTTTCATTCGTACTTGTGAGCACGCTCGCAGCTTGCGGAGGAGAAGAGGAGTCTGGGGGAGACGGTGAATTACAGGATACGTATACTGTCGCTAGTGATACCTCGTTTGTTCCATTTGAATTTAAAGAGGATGGGGAATATGTTGGATTTGACATTGACTTGATTCATGCGGTTGCTGATGAAGCGGGGTTCAATATTGAGCTGGAAACGACGAACTTTGATGGAATCATCCCGGGATTGCAGACTGGATCGTTTGATATGGCTGTAGCGGGAATCGGCATTACGGAAAAACGAAAAAAGAAGATTGATTACAGTGATCCTTATTTTGAATCGGGGCTCGCGATTGGCGTACAAAAGGACAATGATTCTATTAAAGACATTGACGATCTGGAAGGTAAAACAATTGCAACCAGGCTTGGTTCAACAAGCTCTAAATATATAAAAGAAAATATCGACAATGCTGATACCAATCAATATGAACAGCTCGATCAAGCGTATTTAGCTGTTGAAAATGGCAGTGCAGACGCCATTCTCTACGATGCCCCAAATGTTAAATATTACATTAATACGACCGGTGACAAACTAAAAGTCGTAGGGGATTTATATAAAGCGGAAGATTACGCGATTGCTATATCCAAAGGGCAAGAAGAGCTGGTTAAAAGTGTTGATGAAGCCCTACAAACAATCAAAGATAATGGGACATATGATGAAATTTATGAAAAGTGGTTTGGCGAAAAATCGGAATAA
- a CDS encoding amino acid ABC transporter permease → MIGRFDWAGIVDYLPQLFTGLYYTLLISVVGLIIGFILGGIFGLGRIAQSKIINAISTVYIEIIRGTPVLVQAIWIYYALPLIIGFEIDSVIAGIIVIALNSGAYIAEIVRGAIQSIDSGQMEAGRTLGLTHNQTMRHIIWPQAFKRMIPPLGNQFIISIKDTSLLSVILVPELIFQGRLIAANNFNAVEIYTTVGIFYLAITLTLSFVLQAMERRLDV, encoded by the coding sequence ATGATTGGAAGATTTGACTGGGCTGGGATTGTGGATTACCTGCCACAATTATTTACCGGTTTATATTATACACTGCTTATATCCGTTGTCGGACTTATAATCGGCTTCATTCTAGGTGGTATTTTTGGTCTTGGTCGGATAGCTCAATCCAAAATCATCAATGCTATCTCAACTGTGTACATTGAAATAATCCGAGGAACACCAGTTCTTGTACAAGCTATATGGATCTATTATGCACTTCCACTCATTATCGGATTTGAAATTGATTCGGTGATAGCCGGTATCATCGTCATTGCTTTGAATTCTGGTGCCTATATTGCGGAAATTGTGCGTGGTGCTATTCAATCTATTGATTCCGGGCAGATGGAAGCCGGACGTACACTCGGACTCACCCATAATCAGACGATGCGTCATATTATTTGGCCTCAAGCTTTCAAACGAATGATACCACCGCTTGGCAATCAGTTCATTATCAGTATTAAGGACACATCTCTGCTTTCGGTTATTCTTGTTCCTGAGCTGATTTTTCAGGGGCGTCTGATTGCTGCAAATAATTTTAATGCTGTTGAAATCTACACCACAGTCGGTATATTCTATCTGGCTATTACACTGACATTATCATTCGTTTTGCAAGCCATGGAAAGGAGGCTTGATGTCTGA
- a CDS encoding amino acid ABC transporter ATP-binding protein: protein MITVKNLHKQFGDTEVLKGIDCEIHPSEVVCVIGPSGSGKSTFLRCLNMLEPVTKGEVIVDGHHLSAPETDINTVRTEVGMVFQQFNLFPHKRVIENLMLAPRVVRRVPEKDAKERCLNLLEKVGLYDKANEYPQQLSGGQQQRVAIARALAMEPKMMLFDEPTSALDPELVGEVLEVMKQLANEGMTMFVVTHEMGFAREVADRVLFMDEGVIVEEGRPNQLFSNPQSDRTAEFLNKIL, encoded by the coding sequence ATGATCACCGTGAAGAATCTGCATAAACAATTTGGCGACACCGAAGTTCTAAAAGGGATTGACTGTGAAATTCATCCCTCTGAAGTCGTCTGTGTCATTGGCCCGAGCGGATCGGGGAAAAGCACATTTCTTCGTTGTCTGAACATGCTGGAGCCTGTTACCAAAGGGGAAGTAATCGTTGATGGCCATCATCTGAGCGCCCCTGAAACGGATATCAATACCGTTCGCACGGAAGTCGGCATGGTGTTTCAGCAGTTTAATCTTTTTCCACATAAAAGAGTCATCGAAAATCTTATGCTCGCACCGCGGGTAGTACGAAGAGTTCCTGAAAAAGATGCTAAAGAACGCTGCTTGAACTTGTTGGAAAAGGTCGGACTTTATGATAAGGCTAATGAATATCCGCAGCAATTATCAGGCGGGCAGCAGCAGCGCGTGGCCATCGCTCGTGCACTTGCCATGGAACCGAAAATGATGTTGTTTGATGAACCGACATCAGCATTGGATCCGGAGCTGGTTGGTGAAGTGCTGGAAGTGATGAAACAGCTCGCGAATGAGGGAATGACGATGTTTGTTGTCACTCATGAGATGGGATTTGCTCGTGAAGTAGCCGATAGAGTTTTATTTATGGATGAAGGGGTCATTGTGGAAGAAGGGCGACCTAATCAATTGTTTTCCAATCCGCAATCAGATCGAACAGCGGAATTTTTAAATAAAATTTTATAG
- the ectA gene encoding diaminobutyrate acetyltransferase, which produces MTKPRKSETGLHFRRPTKDDGAEVWELVKGTGVLDLNSSYSYIMWCEIFSDTSIVVEREERIVGFISGFIHPDQPDTLFIWQVAVDESERGQGLATRMLYQLLQRETCADIQSVEATVSPSNSASQRLFLGLARKMLTKCVIHDYFTSDDFPGEGHEDEHLFKIGPIQKEKILAEG; this is translated from the coding sequence ATGACGAAGCCAAGAAAAAGTGAGACCGGTTTGCATTTTCGCAGACCAACAAAAGATGATGGAGCAGAAGTGTGGGAACTGGTAAAAGGTACCGGTGTCCTCGATTTGAACTCATCCTATAGCTATATTATGTGGTGTGAAATTTTTTCGGATACATCCATTGTAGTGGAAAGAGAGGAGCGAATAGTTGGATTCATTTCAGGATTCATCCATCCGGACCAGCCGGATACGCTGTTTATTTGGCAAGTAGCTGTAGATGAATCAGAGCGCGGGCAGGGGCTTGCAACGAGAATGCTGTACCAATTGCTGCAGCGTGAAACTTGTGCAGATATTCAATCGGTTGAAGCGACCGTATCGCCATCTAATTCGGCGTCACAGCGGCTGTTTCTGGGTCTTGCGAGGAAAATGCTAACCAAATGTGTGATTCATGACTATTTTACATCCGATGACTTTCCTGGAGAAGGTCATGAAGATGAACATTTGTTTAAGATTGGACCAATTCAAAAAGAAAAAATTTTAGCGGAAGGGTGA
- the ectB gene encoding diaminobutyrate--2-oxoglutarate transaminase has product MTTTVLNKHDKMKTFEELESSVRSYSRGWPVVFEKAKGYTIWDTDGNAYIDFFAGAGALNYGHNNDTMQEKMIDYIRRDGIIHSLDMGTTTREAFLKRFRDVILTPRNLDYKVMFPGPTGTNTVESALKIARKVTGRDTVISFTNAFHGMTIGSLSVTGNSFKRHGAGVPLNHSVSMPFDDYVEDQNTIAFLERFLEDSGSGVALPAAIILETVQGEGGINAASMDWLKKVADLCKRWDILLIVDDVQAGCGRTGTFFSFEPAGIEPDIVCLSKSIGGVGLPMAITLIKPEYDQWDPGEHNGTFRGNNLAFLAAEEALTYWETDEFSQAIQEKGRLLGDTIKGLIDKYPALDAQARGRGLMQGIAIGKPELADAICAEAFQRGLIVETSGPEDEVVKFLPPLNIDKQGLEKGLAILEDSIKAVLAQ; this is encoded by the coding sequence TTGACGACTACGGTATTAAATAAGCATGATAAAATGAAGACCTTTGAGGAACTGGAATCGTCCGTAAGAAGCTATAGCCGGGGCTGGCCAGTGGTATTTGAAAAAGCGAAGGGCTATACCATTTGGGATACCGACGGGAATGCGTATATTGATTTCTTTGCTGGTGCCGGTGCCTTGAACTATGGGCATAATAACGACACCATGCAGGAAAAAATGATTGATTACATCCGGCGTGATGGTATTATCCATAGCCTTGATATGGGAACAACGACTCGGGAGGCGTTTCTGAAACGTTTCCGGGATGTGATACTTACACCGCGCAATCTGGATTATAAAGTCATGTTCCCCGGGCCGACCGGAACGAATACGGTGGAAAGCGCATTGAAGATTGCCCGGAAAGTGACCGGGCGTGATACCGTCATTAGCTTCACCAATGCATTCCATGGTATGACCATTGGCTCCCTTTCAGTAACGGGAAATTCCTTCAAACGTCATGGGGCAGGGGTCCCGCTTAATCATTCAGTCTCTATGCCCTTCGATGATTACGTGGAGGACCAGAATACCATCGCCTTTTTGGAACGTTTTTTAGAAGATAGCGGCAGTGGTGTAGCACTACCGGCAGCTATTATTCTCGAAACCGTCCAGGGAGAAGGCGGCATTAATGCAGCCAGCATGGATTGGCTTAAAAAGGTAGCTGACCTATGCAAACGCTGGGACATTTTACTGATTGTGGATGATGTTCAGGCAGGCTGCGGCAGGACCGGCACATTCTTCAGTTTCGAACCGGCCGGCATTGAACCGGATATCGTCTGCCTTTCCAAATCGATTGGCGGCGTTGGTTTGCCAATGGCTATTACGTTGATTAAACCGGAATACGATCAATGGGACCCTGGTGAACATAATGGAACCTTCCGCGGAAATAATCTTGCTTTTCTTGCAGCTGAAGAGGCATTGACCTACTGGGAAACGGATGAATTCAGTCAAGCCATCCAGGAAAAAGGAAGGCTTCTCGGTGATACCATCAAAGGCCTGATTGATAAATATCCCGCTCTTGACGCGCAAGCTCGCGGCAGAGGCTTGATGCAAGGAATTGCAATCGGCAAACCTGAATTGGCCGATGCCATTTGTGCGGAGGCTTTCCAGCGAGGGTTAATAGTAGAAACATCCGGACCAGAAGATGAGGTTGTCAAATTTCTCCCGCCGCTGAATATAGATAAACAAGGGCTTGAAAAAGGGCTCGCTATTTTGGAAGACAGTATTAAGGCTGTTCTTGCCCAGTAA
- a CDS encoding ectoine synthase — protein sequence MIVKSLEDLVGTEDETSDENWSSRRFILKKDNVGFSMNDTIIKAGTDNYFWYKNHIEAVYCIEGEGTIEKLETGDVYDIKPGTMYLLDEHDRHRLKAKTQMRMVCVFNPPLVGTETHNEEGYYPLLTE from the coding sequence ATGATTGTAAAATCGCTGGAAGATCTAGTGGGAACAGAAGATGAAACGTCTGATGAAAACTGGAGTAGCCGCAGATTTATTTTGAAAAAAGATAATGTCGGCTTCAGTATGAATGACACGATTATAAAAGCAGGAACAGATAATTATTTCTGGTATAAAAACCATATTGAAGCGGTTTATTGCATTGAAGGTGAAGGTACGATTGAAAAACTGGAAACCGGTGATGTGTATGACATTAAACCTGGTACCATGTATCTACTGGATGAACATGACAGACACCGCTTAAAGGCTAAAACGCAAATGCGTATGGTGTGTGTCTTCAATCCGCCGCTTGTCGGAACAGAAACACATAATGAAGAAGGCTATTACCCACTGTTGACAGAATAA
- a CDS encoding selenium metabolism-associated LysR family transcriptional regulator has protein sequence MNIDHLKVFHVLAKNNSFSNTSKVLHISQSSVSKQIRQLEEELYTKLFDRTTKKVQLTSEGEILLESAERIFKEINRVKNKLASLSETVHGDLVIGASLTLGEHILPYVLGEYQKQYPNVHLDMKVDNSEHIIERLKSKQIDLAFIQSSSYYPEFAQQLFLEDELVIIAPQKFIYPEFDSVNEYITPDMLLTLPIIIREQGSGTRQVIEEQLQNNQFDPKQLNVLLELENTESIKAAVESGLGISIISKASVQKELRLNTLRRLTVQGLHLKRNFYSIYDEQNISLPGSSFLSFIHNYYN, from the coding sequence GTGAATATAGACCATTTAAAAGTTTTTCATGTATTAGCAAAAAATAACAGCTTTTCTAATACGTCAAAAGTTTTACATATATCCCAGTCAAGCGTAAGTAAGCAAATCCGCCAACTGGAAGAAGAACTATATACCAAACTTTTTGACAGGACAACAAAAAAAGTTCAGTTGACTTCTGAGGGTGAAATTCTATTAGAATCGGCCGAAAGAATATTTAAAGAAATAAATCGTGTGAAAAATAAGTTAGCATCACTTTCGGAAACGGTCCATGGAGACTTAGTTATCGGTGCTAGCTTAACCCTAGGAGAGCACATCCTGCCTTACGTGTTAGGGGAATATCAGAAGCAATATCCGAATGTTCATTTAGATATGAAGGTAGATAACTCTGAACATATTATTGAAAGACTTAAAAGTAAGCAAATTGATCTTGCGTTTATTCAATCGTCTTCTTATTATCCGGAATTTGCCCAACAGCTTTTTTTAGAAGATGAGCTCGTGATTATTGCCCCCCAGAAATTTATCTATCCAGAATTTGATTCCGTTAATGAATATATTACGCCCGACATGCTTTTAACCCTGCCAATAATTATCAGGGAGCAAGGTTCAGGTACAAGACAAGTGATTGAAGAACAATTACAGAATAATCAGTTTGACCCTAAGCAACTAAATGTCCTGCTGGAACTGGAAAATACAGAATCTATTAAAGCTGCCGTTGAATCAGGTTTAGGCATCTCTATTATTTCAAAAGCTTCTGTTCAAAAGGAACTCCGTTTGAACACCCTCCGAAGACTAACTGTTCAAGGACTGCACTTAAAAAGAAACTTTTATTCTATTTATGATGAACAAAATATATCACTACCGGGCAGTTCTTTCCTTTCATTTATTCATAACTATTATAACTAA
- the sauS gene encoding acylating sulfoacetaldehyde dehydrogenase, with translation MQMNKSVQTNEEVAATISIMVEKARVAMDQIYDYSQEQVDELVQAVAWAIYKPGNTEKLAQIAVQDTGLGRYDDKVTKKRRKTMGTLYDLKDEKSVGIINKDEATGITEIAKPVGVVGAVVPSTNPGATPANIAMMALKGRNAIIIAPSPKGLTTSKLLLSYIHEELTKLGAPLDLVQVLPEPVNKAKTIELMKQVDFLTVTGSRNNVRLGQTSGTPNICVSEGNVVSIVDATADIQSAAHKIFLSKTFDNATSCSNDNSVVIEAPVYDEMIRALQKEGGYLCNQVEKDNLQAAIWTADGKRNPETVAKDPAVIAQAAGLKNKKAEEATFFMVEETGVGEDYPFSGEKLAVVLTVYKAKDFTDAIDISKNILNYHGRGHSCGLHTSDESHIERIGLEMDVSRLLINQVQVSGNGGSFDNGLNFTLSMGGGTWAGNNTCDNLSYKHFLNVTKVSEVIPEVVPTEEELWGTYWEKYGRA, from the coding sequence ATGCAAATGAATAAAAGTGTGCAGACGAATGAGGAAGTTGCTGCTACCATTTCAATCATGGTGGAAAAGGCGCGAGTGGCTATGGATCAAATATATGATTATAGCCAAGAACAAGTAGATGAACTGGTTCAGGCTGTGGCTTGGGCAATTTATAAACCCGGCAATACAGAGAAATTAGCGCAAATTGCTGTGCAAGACACCGGCTTGGGTCGTTACGATGATAAGGTTACGAAGAAAAGGCGTAAAACGATGGGTACGCTTTATGATTTAAAGGATGAAAAATCGGTCGGAATCATTAATAAGGATGAGGCCACGGGAATTACCGAAATTGCGAAACCTGTTGGTGTTGTTGGAGCTGTCGTACCTTCAACGAACCCAGGGGCTACTCCTGCAAATATTGCTATGATGGCTTTGAAAGGTCGTAACGCCATTATTATTGCACCTTCTCCCAAGGGGCTAACGACGAGTAAATTACTTTTATCGTATATTCATGAAGAATTGACGAAATTAGGTGCACCACTAGACCTCGTTCAAGTATTACCAGAGCCTGTCAATAAGGCGAAAACAATAGAATTGATGAAACAAGTGGACTTTCTGACCGTTACAGGTTCCAGAAACAATGTCAGATTAGGGCAGACAAGTGGCACCCCCAATATTTGTGTCAGTGAAGGAAATGTCGTCTCGATTGTTGATGCAACTGCTGACATCCAAAGTGCAGCCCACAAAATCTTTTTAAGTAAGACATTCGATAACGCTACAAGCTGCTCCAACGATAACTCGGTTGTTATTGAAGCGCCGGTTTATGATGAAATGATCCGCGCCCTGCAAAAAGAAGGCGGTTATCTCTGCAACCAAGTGGAAAAGGATAATCTGCAAGCTGCGATTTGGACGGCGGACGGAAAGCGGAATCCGGAGACCGTTGCCAAGGATCCGGCCGTGATTGCTCAAGCTGCTGGCCTGAAAAATAAGAAGGCAGAAGAGGCAACGTTTTTCATGGTGGAGGAAACGGGAGTTGGGGAAGATTATCCGTTCTCAGGTGAAAAATTGGCCGTCGTTTTAACGGTTTACAAAGCAAAAGATTTCACGGATGCAATCGATATTTCCAAAAATATTTTAAACTATCATGGTCGTGGTCATTCGTGCGGACTTCATACGTCAGATGAATCGCATATTGAAAGAATTGGGTTGGAAATGGATGTCAGCCGGTTATTAATCAATCAGGTGCAAGTATCCGGGAACGGTGGAAGTTTTGATAACGGCCTGAACTTTACGCTTTCCATGGGCGGTGGAACATGGGCAGGAAATAACACCTGTGACAATTTATCATATAAACATTTTCTCAATGTGACAAAGGTTTCAGAAGTTATTCCGGAAGTAGTGCCGACGGAGGAAGAACTGTGGGGAACGTACTGGGAAAAATATGGGCGTGCATAA
- a CDS encoding ATP-grasp domain-containing protein, with the protein MKLFEYQAKALFESANIPVPNRVTIENDSEVDDAIRQVGLPCVIKAQVLHGGRGKAGLIQIAGEKEEVKEKVNEVKARSNHMPYLLVEEAVNIAKEFYVSMTAEPVTGDVMIMGSAEGGIDIEEVARTMPEKIIKTTVNVNEGLLPYQAREFLYDLGIENRMIGQGTKLLLNLYDVYWKHDAELVEINPLMVTEEGNFVAGDGKVTIDDNALYRHPQFSLTREHFEDDVQYAAAIEGIPYLQFSGDIGLMCAGAGLTNAVYDLVNDYGGSVASYLEFGGPNYHKAVKSMELIMQNEIKVLLVVTFGTIARADVMAQGLVDAIKEHQPEFPIVTAIRGTGEEAARDILQDFGLEPLSDTEEAVKQAIKLAGGIPIQ; encoded by the coding sequence ATGAAGTTATTTGAATATCAGGCAAAGGCGTTATTTGAAAGCGCTAACATACCTGTCCCAAATCGGGTTACGATAGAGAACGACTCGGAAGTGGATGATGCGATACGTCAAGTTGGCCTGCCATGTGTCATTAAGGCGCAAGTATTGCATGGTGGTAGAGGAAAAGCGGGACTCATTCAGATTGCTGGTGAAAAAGAGGAAGTGAAGGAAAAGGTAAATGAAGTGAAAGCACGATCCAATCATATGCCTTATTTGCTAGTGGAAGAAGCGGTTAATATCGCGAAGGAATTCTATGTATCTATGACGGCGGAACCTGTAACTGGAGATGTCATGATAATGGGAAGTGCTGAGGGCGGCATTGACATTGAGGAAGTTGCCAGAACCATGCCGGAAAAAATAATAAAGACGACTGTAAATGTAAATGAAGGGTTATTACCATATCAGGCGCGCGAGTTTTTGTATGATTTGGGAATAGAAAATCGAATGATTGGTCAAGGTACCAAGCTGCTTCTGAATTTATACGATGTTTATTGGAAACATGATGCTGAATTAGTGGAAATAAATCCATTGATGGTGACAGAAGAAGGAAATTTTGTTGCCGGTGATGGAAAAGTGACGATTGATGATAATGCACTTTACAGGCATCCACAGTTTTCTTTAACAAGAGAGCATTTTGAGGATGATGTGCAGTATGCTGCGGCTATTGAGGGGATACCTTATCTGCAATTCTCCGGTGATATCGGTTTAATGTGTGCCGGGGCTGGTTTGACAAATGCCGTCTATGATCTGGTAAACGATTATGGTGGAAGCGTTGCCAGTTATTTAGAATTTGGCGGCCCCAACTATCACAAGGCGGTCAAATCAATGGAACTTATTATGCAAAACGAGATCAAGGTGTTGCTTGTTGTAACGTTTGGCACGATAGCACGAGCAGATGTCATGGCGCAGGGATTGGTTGATGCGATTAAAGAACACCAACCGGAATTCCCTATTGTCACAGCGATACGAGGAACAGGTGAAGAAGCAGCCCGAGACATTTTACAAGACTTTGGGCTGGAGCCGCTATCAGATACGGAAGAAGCAGTAAAGCAAGCAATCAAGCTAGCAGGAGGTATCCCTATACAATGA
- the sucD gene encoding succinate--CoA ligase subunit alpha → MSIILDEQTRVLVQGITGKEGSFWTKHMMDYGTNVVAGVTPGKEGQMVEGVPVFHTVKRATAKVEVDASLLFVPPKLAKDAVLEALDAGIKTIVVLCDGIPLHDTLQMRNAAKTKGAMVIGGNTSGIISMGKAMMGFFPHWLDRVYKPGKIGIMTRSGSLTNEVTAELVKAGFGASSLIGIGGDSVPLTRFAEVLPLFENDPDTEAVVIIGELGGTMEEEVAEAMENGVLTKPLVSFLGGRTAPKGKKMGHAGAIITAGKGTVEDKISALHGAGAYVAKKPRMVGELLNDIFIKQDI, encoded by the coding sequence ATGAGTATTATTTTAGATGAACAGACGCGCGTGTTAGTGCAAGGGATTACAGGCAAGGAAGGAAGCTTTTGGACCAAGCATATGATGGACTACGGTACGAATGTTGTTGCCGGTGTGACACCCGGGAAAGAGGGGCAGATGGTAGAAGGTGTTCCGGTCTTTCATACAGTCAAACGAGCGACTGCCAAGGTGGAAGTAGATGCGTCCTTGCTTTTCGTTCCGCCGAAGCTTGCTAAGGATGCAGTATTGGAGGCGTTGGATGCAGGAATAAAAACGATTGTTGTTTTATGTGATGGTATTCCTCTGCATGATACATTGCAAATGAGAAATGCTGCCAAAACAAAAGGGGCCATGGTCATTGGTGGGAATACCTCAGGCATTATATCGATGGGGAAGGCAATGATGGGATTTTTCCCTCATTGGTTGGATCGCGTTTACAAACCGGGAAAGATCGGGATTATGACGAGAAGTGGTTCATTGACCAATGAGGTAACTGCAGAATTAGTAAAGGCAGGTTTTGGTGCTTCCTCCCTAATTGGAATTGGTGGCGATTCTGTACCATTAACACGATTTGCTGAAGTGCTGCCATTATTTGAAAATGATCCAGATACCGAGGCCGTAGTGATCATCGGTGAGCTCGGCGGAACAATGGAGGAGGAAGTAGCAGAAGCAATGGAAAATGGCGTTCTTACCAAGCCCCTCGTGTCCTTTCTTGGAGGAAGAACGGCTCCAAAGGGTAAAAAGATGGGGCATGCCGGTGCTATTATAACCGCTGGAAAAGGGACCGTAGAAGATAAAATTTCTGCGCTTCATGGGGCTGGGGCATATGTAGCCAAAAAGCCTCGTATGGTAGGTGAATTGTTAAACGACATTTTTATAAAACAGGACATTTAG